TTGTTTGTCCGGCGGTCTTCACTAATCGAGCCAACAAGCCAGCCATTTCTGACAGCTTAACGCAATGATCCACCTCGACATTGCTCAGGGCGCTGAGCGGCATTGACGGCGCATAAGCCTCTTCCGGGTTTTGCACGATAGTGGTGCCGCCCATTTGTTTAATCGCTCGCAACCCTGCCGTCCCATCATCCAACCCCCCGGTCAACACGATGCCAATCACGCTTGCGCCAAAGCTTTGCGCAGCGGAACGAAATAAGGGGTCAATCGCCGGACGAAAACGGTTTTCTTTCGGTCCGTGTGAAAGGCTCATGGTATTGGGCGATTCAATCAACAGATGATAATCTGCCGGTGCGACATAGACCTGTCCCGGTAAAAATTTTTCCCTGTGTCTGGCACTGATAACCGGCAAGGCTGCTGCGCGGTCAAGAATTTTTGCCAAAACATTCGGGCTTTGCGTGCTCTGGTGCAGCACGATAAAAATCGTTGCAGGAAAGTTTTGAGGTAAGCCGCCAAGCAATTGATGCAAGGCTTCGATTCCTCCTGCGCTCGCGCCGATGACCACAATATTTTTGTTCATCAAAACTCCGGGCAGGTCAAAATAATTGGAAGAGAGTGAGTAGATTGTTCCAATCGTCAGGGGAACCGTTTTCATTCTAATTAAGAATTGTCTCGGATTCAATTGCCGGGATAGTTCCGAAAAGGCTTTTGCTGTACAGCGTTTCGGGATTGCTTTAAACTGACTTTCATCGTCTTGCCTGAGCTTGAAAACTTCAAGTCGTAAAACAACACCAATGATTCAGGCGATTGTTTTCATTTAAGGAAATTCATATGCCGGAAACTTCCAAAAGTAATAATCGCTCGAAACGCAAAAATAACCGCGACCTTTTTGTCGTCGGACTTGGCGCATCGGCAGGCGGCATTCCCCCCCTGGAAAAATTTTTTGAAAGTCTGCCGCCGGTTCCCGGCATGGCATTCGTGGTTATCCTGCACCTGTCGCCGGAACATGAAAGTAATCTTGCCGCCGTGTTGCAGCGCAAAACTCAGATGCCGGTGATTGAGATTAAAGCGAAAACCAAAATTAAACCTAATGAGGTTTATGTAATTTCACCAAACCAATATCTGGTGATGAATGACGGGTACATAGACCTGAAAACCCCTGAAACCGAAAAGGGGAAACGGGCTGCCATTGACCTCTTTTTTCGCACTCTCGCGGAAGCTTATGACACCCACGCCATCGGTATCGTGCTTTCCGGCACCGGCACAGATGGGACGGTAGGACTTCGCCGGATTAGAGAAAAAGGCGGCATCTCTATCGTTCAGGAACCCCAGGAGGCACAATACAACAGTATGCCGCGAAGCGCCATTGAGGCGGCGGCGGTCGATTTCATTCTGCCGGTTGAACAAATGGCGAACACCTTGGGAACTCTCCGTGAAGCTTCGCGAGAGATTAAAATATTTCCTGAAGGGGATAAATTGCCACGCGCCGCAGAAGCCGATGCGCTTCGTGAAATTCTGGCTTTCCTGCGCGTCCGCACCGGGCATGATTTCAACCACTATAAAGAATCCACCGTGTTGCGGCGCATCACTCGACGAATGCAGGTCAATACTCAGGTGACGCTTGCCACTTATCTGCGTTTTGTTCGTGAACACCCCGCAGAAATTCAGGAACTCCTCAGCGATTTGCTGATTACGGTCACCAATTTCTTTCGCGATGGGGATGCCTTTGAAGCTCTTGAACAAGAGGTCATCCCCAAACTATTTCAGAAT
The Acidobacteriota bacterium DNA segment above includes these coding regions:
- a CDS encoding chemotaxis protein CheB, whose amino-acid sequence is MNKNIVVIGASAGGIEALHQLLGGLPQNFPATIFIVLHQSTQSPNVLAKILDRAAALPVISARHREKFLPGQVYVAPADYHLLIESPNTMSLSHGPKENRFRPAIDPLFRSAAQSFGASVIGIVLTGGLDDGTAGLRAIKQMGGTTIVQNPEEAYAPSMPLSALSNVEVDHCVKLSEMAGLLARLVKTAGQTSEETPIPEALEIENRISREVNPIDAGVLKLGNFSSFTCPECHGVLLQLSGNNPIRFRCHTGHAYTLHSLFGDLIEKVEDAMWNAMRAIEESAMLLRHLGVHLSGEKGVDTKYTETLLQKAQDAHKQANRVRQILLGFKQSEIIGATEKNNLHS